TGTCCCGGATTCTCGCCGGGGCGGGCGTCGACGCCCCCCGTGCCGAGGCGGAACTGCTCGCCGCCCATGTGCTCGGGGTGCCTCGGGGCCGGCTGCTGCTGGCCGACGGCCTCACCGACGACCAGCTCGACCGGTTGGACGCCCTGGTGGCGCGTCGGACCGCCCGCGAGCCGTTGCAGCATCTGACCGGGAGCGCCGGGTTCCGGCATCTGGAGCTGGCGGTCGGCCCCGGTGTCTTCGTCCCCCGGCCGGAGACCGAGCTGCTCGTCGAATGGGGGATCGCGCGGGCCCGGCGGAGCGCCGAGCCGCTAGTGGTGGACCTGTGCAGCGGATCGGGCGCGATCGCGCTCGCGGTCGCGCAGGAGGTGCCGACGGCCCGGGTGGTGGCCGTGGAACGGTCGGCGGCGGCGCTGTCCTGGCTGCGGCGAAACGCGGCGGAGCGGGCCGCCGCCGGGGACCGGCCGATCGAGGTCGTCGAGGCGGACGTCACCGATCCCGGGCTGC
The nucleotide sequence above comes from Micromonospora pallida. Encoded proteins:
- the prmC gene encoding peptide chain release factor N(5)-glutamine methyltransferase codes for the protein MNNRHPCPPVLARMSRILAGAGVDAPRAEAELLAAHVLGVPRGRLLLADGLTDDQLDRLDALVARRTAREPLQHLTGSAGFRHLELAVGPGVFVPRPETELLVEWGIARARRSAEPLVVDLCSGSGAIALAVAQEVPTARVVAVERSAAALSWLRRNAAERAAAGDRPIEVVEADVTDPGLLDGLTGRVDVLLCNPPYVPAGTVVPPEVAGDPAEAVFGGADGLAVVRPVVARAARLLRPGGALAVEHDDTHGRAVPELITADGRFEAVTGRADLTGRPRFATALRRPDHSSDPAWQTGSS